The genome window GCAGACCGTCCTGGGCGACGTGCGCGATCAGGTCGAAGCCGGCACTGCGGTCTCGGAGGCGATGCGCAAGCACGCGATCGTCTTCCCTCCGCTCATGATCAACATGGTCCGCGCGGGGGAGACCGGCGGCTTCCTCGACGGTGCTCTGGAGGCGGTGGCCGACAACTTCGAGAAGGAGGTGAAGCTCCGCGGCGCGATCAAGTCGGCGATGACCTACCCGGTCATCGTGCTGATCATGTCGCTGGTCGGCGTCCTGGCGATGCTGATCTTCATCGTGCCGATCTTCGAGAAGATGTTCACCGGGCTGGGCAAACAGCTCCCGGCGCCCACAGAACTGCTCGTGATCATCTCCCACCAGATGGTGTGGATAGCGCCGCTCATCGCCGTCGTCGCCATCGCCTTCGCGATCTGGTGGCCGCGCCACAAGAACGACGAGAACGTCCGTCGCCGGCTCGATCCGTTCAAGCTCCGGATGCCCGTATTCGGCGCCCTGATCAAGAAGATCGCGATCGCGCGGTTCAGCCGGAACTTCGCGAACATGATCTCCGCGGGTGTGCCGATCCTGCAGGCCCTGAGGATCGTGGGGGAGACCAGCGGCAACTGGGTGATAGAGAACTCGCTCGTGGAGGTCGCCGAGGGCGTGCGCCAGGGCGAGTCGATCGCGACGCCGCTGAGTAAGCAGACGGTGTTCCCGGCGATGGTCACCCAGATGGTGGCGGTCGGCGAGGACGCCGGCTCGCTGGACACCATGCTCGACAAGATCGCCGACTTCTACGAGGCGGAAGTCGAGTCCACCACCGAGCAGCTCACCTCGCTCATCGAGCCGCTCATGATCGCCTTCTTGGGCGTCGTGATCGGCGGCATGGTCGTCGCCCTGTACCTTCCCATCTTCGGGATCGCGGGCGCCGTCGGGAGCTGATCCAGGCAATTCCACCGGCAAGCGGCATCCGGCCCGGATGCCGCTGTTCGAGCGCGCCGCGGACCCGGATCGTGCTGGCGGCCGAGCTGGTCCGACAGGACGTATGGTCTGGCCCTCCGGTGAGGCACAAATAGCACAATGCTCCCCAGTTCTGGGGTAGGAAACGCCCACAAAACCCCTGCAACGGGGGATATTTCTCCGAACTTGCTGGCAAATATGGTCATCCCCGAGGCGGCAATCTCGCAGTCGCCCACCCCCGCACCATCACCCGACCGATTGGACACAGAAATGTACTTCCGTCTCATGGGCAAGCTCAACGCTCGCCGTCAGGGGCTGCTCGAGGAGGACGAGAAGGGCTTCACCCTGATCGAGCTCCTCGTGGTGGTCATCATCATCGGCATCCTCGCCGCCATCGCCATCCCGATCTACATTGGGGTCCAGAACAACGCCAAGGACGCCAGCGTCAAGTCGGACCTCGCCTCCGCGAAGACGGCGGTCGTCGCGTACTACACCGACCTGGGACCAAACGCCGGAACCCCGACGTTCGACAATGTCGCCCCGACGGGCCTGCAGAAGTATGGCTTCACCTTGAGCCCGGGAAACACCGGGCCGACTTTCGGAACGGTGGCCCCGAACTCGACCGCCTTCTGCATCCAGATCACCAGCGCCACCGGCAACAAGTTCAAGATCGACCAGGCGAACGGCGCGGCCCTCGGTACCTGCCCGTAAGTCTCAGTCACGTCTGACAGCGGGGCGCTGCCACCAGGCGGCGCCCCGCTTCCGCACTCTCGCGGACCCTGATCCACCAACCACCCCCGGACCCGAACAAGGGAGGTGAACCCATGATCCGCTTCAACACCCGTCCCCGTCACGAAACCCGCGAACAGGGGTTCACTCTCATCGAGGTACTCGTCGCCATGATGGTCTTCGGTCTCCTCTCGGTTCTCGTCGCCTACCTGCTGACCAGCGCGATGACCATCACGCGCTCGAATCGGTCGAGCGAGGTCGCAGCCAACCTGGCAGCGCAAGCCATCGACCAGGCCCGCTCCTCCACCGACGTCTTCAGCGTCCTCAGCGGGGTCACCACGACCACGGTCGACGGCACCACCTACACCGTAACCAGGTCCGCGGGCTGGCTGACCAACGCCGGCACCGCGTCCGACTGCGGCACCTCCGGCCTGCTGCAGAATAAGACCCTCAACGTCGCCGTCACCTGGTCCGGGATGAGCGCAGGCGCCAGTCCGGTGCAGGCGAGCACTCTGCTCGCCCCGGCCGGCCCGATCAACGACCCGACGACCGGTACGATCATCGTCCACGTCCGCAACGCCGCCGGCGTGGGAGTGGCCGGCATTCCGATCGGCATCGCCGTCGACAGCACGATCACGCCGAACACCGCCACCACGGTCAGCCCCGCTCCACCCGCGACCGATGTCGACGGCTGCAGCTACGTGCTCAAGGTCGTCCCCGGCTCCTACGTGGTGACCATCGGCGCCACGGGCGACGGCCGGATCAGCGGGGACCAGCAGCAGCCGCTCAAGCTGAGCGTCCCGGTGACCGCCGGGCAGTCCTCGGTGCTCGACAAGCAGTACGACACCGCGGCGACGCCGAAGCTCACCCTCGCGCCGGGCTCGCCG of Leifsonia shinshuensis contains these proteins:
- a CDS encoding type II secretion system F family protein, whose protein sequence is MPVTTPYNYKGRDADGKVVKGRVDASSEAAVASRLRTMGLSPVAITEAAAGTGLNREIKFGGGSGVKLKDLAIMSRQMATMIGAGLSLLRTLNILAEQSANKKLQTVLGDVRDQVEAGTAVSEAMRKHAIVFPPLMINMVRAGETGGFLDGALEAVADNFEKEVKLRGAIKSAMTYPVIVLIMSLVGVLAMLIFIVPIFEKMFTGLGKQLPAPTELLVIISHQMVWIAPLIAVVAIAFAIWWPRHKNDENVRRRLDPFKLRMPVFGALIKKIAIARFSRNFANMISAGVPILQALRIVGETSGNWVIENSLVEVAEGVRQGESIATPLSKQTVFPAMVTQMVAVGEDAGSLDTMLDKIADFYEAEVESTTEQLTSLIEPLMIAFLGVVIGGMVVALYLPIFGIAGAVGS
- a CDS encoding type IV pilin protein; this encodes MYFRLMGKLNARRQGLLEEDEKGFTLIELLVVVIIIGILAAIAIPIYIGVQNNAKDASVKSDLASAKTAVVAYYTDLGPNAGTPTFDNVAPTGLQKYGFTLSPGNTGPTFGTVAPNSTAFCIQITSATGNKFKIDQANGAALGTCP
- a CDS encoding type IV pilus modification PilV family protein; translated protein: MIRFNTRPRHETREQGFTLIEVLVAMMVFGLLSVLVAYLLTSAMTITRSNRSSEVAANLAAQAIDQARSSTDVFSVLSGVTTTTVDGTTYTVTRSAGWLTNAGTASDCGTSGLLQNKTLNVAVTWSGMSAGASPVQASTLLAPAGPINDPTTGTIIVHVRNAAGVGVAGIPIGIAVDSTITPNTATTVSPAPPATDVDGCSYVLKVVPGSYVVTIGATGDGRISGDQQQPLKLSVPVTAGQSSVLDKQYDTAATPKLTLAPGSPATTMFPTNLTVTYVPQGDAYTAQVTMTTSGGVTTTSTPLFPYSSGYQAFAGTSVPVGPAGGGAAICLSVDPAAWTIPNASGNVGVRSDPIIGVTAGSTGTVTMKLVTVTGISGRWLVAVSAAAAATVGDPGCATGMSMAFAKAATNSVTLALPYGSWKLYSLANKTDTVSTSPVVASTSITLPAGSPAFTAGNIFTLDPRAP